The DNA sequence AAGAGTTTTTAGCAAATTTTAACTGGCATAACTTCCAAGAAGGAATTGATGCAGTAGATGAGAAAAACTTATTAGAATTCGAAGAACTAGTTTCAAAAACTTTCATCGCTACAGATCAAGAAGAAGTAGTAGAAGGTGTAGTTGTTAGAATTACAGATAGAGACGTTATCGTTGATATCAACGCAAAATCGGAAGGTGTTATTTCTTTAAACGAATTCCGTTACAACCCAAACTTAAAAGTAGGTGACAAAGTAGAAGTATTAATCGACATCCGTGAGGACAAAACTGGTCAATTAGTATTATCTCACAGAAAAGCACGTACTATCAAATCTTGGGATAGAGTTATTGCTGCAAATGAAACAGGAGAAATCGTTAATGGTTTTGTGAAATGCAGAACTAAAGGTGGTATGATCGTTGACGTTTTCGGTATTGAAGCTTTCTTACCTGGATCTCAAATTGACGTTAAGCCAATTAGAGACTACGATGTATATGTAAACAAAATGATGGAATTCAAAGTGGTAAAAATTAACCACGAATTCAAAAACGTTGTTGTATCTCATAAAGCGCTTATCGAAGCTGATATCGAAGTACAGAAAAAAGAAATCATCGGTCAATTACAAAAAGGACAAGTATTAGAAGGTGTTGTTAAAAACATTACTTCTTATGGTGTGTTTATTGACTTAGGTGGTGTTGATGGATTAATTCACATTACTGACCTTTCTTGGAGTAGAATCAACCACCCAAGTGAAGTTCTTGAATTAGACCAAAAATTAAACGTTGTAATCCTTGATTTCGATGATGAGAAAACAAGAATTCAATTAGGATTGAAACAATTAAACGCTCACCCATGGGATGCTTTAGATGCTAATTTAACTATTGGTGATAAAGTAAAAGGTAAAGTAGTTGTAATCGCTGATTACGGTGCTTTCATCGAAGTTGCTGAAGGTGTTGAAGGTTTAATCCACGTTTCTGAAATGTCATGGTCTACTCATTTACGTTCTGCTCAGGATTTCGTAAAAGTTGGAGATGTTGTTGAAGCTGTTATCTTAACTTTAGATAGAGATGACCGTAAAATGTCATTGGGTATCAAACAATTGACTCAAGATCCATGGACTGATATCACTTCTAAATACCCAGTAGGTTCTAAACATACAGGTATCGTTAGAAACTTTACAAACTTTGGTATTTTCGTAGAATTAGAAGAAGGAATTGATGGATTAATTTACATCTCTGACTTATCTTGGACTAAGAAAATCAAACACCCATCTGAATTTGTAAATGTTGGTGAAAAACTTGATGTAGTAGTATTAGAATTAGATGTTGAAGGACGTAAATTATCTTTAGGTCACAAACAAACTACTGCTAATCCTTGGGATCAATACGAAGATTCTTTCGCTGTAGGAACTATCCACAATGGTGAGATTTCTGAAATCGTTGACAAAGGAGCTACTGTAGAATTCGGAGATGATATCGTTGCTTTCATTCCTACTCGTCACCTTGAAAAAGAAGACGGAAAGAAATTGAAAAAAGGTGATACTGCTGATTTCAAAGTAATCGAATTCAACAAAGAATTCAAAAGAGTAGTTGCTTCTCACACTGCTATCTTCCGTGAAGAAGAAGAGAAAAATGTGAAAACTGCAACTGAAAATACTTCATCTACTTCTACAAACGCACCAGCTGCAACTTTAGGAGATAACAATGATGTATTAGCTGCATTAAAAGCTAAAATGGAAAAAACTGAGAAAAAATAATTCTCAGAGACGCACAGCAGTGCGTCTTTACACATCCATACAGAAAGTCCCACAGCAATGTGGGACTTTTTTTATGTTCTAATT is a window from the Flavobacterium cupriresistens genome containing:
- the rpsA gene encoding 30S ribosomal protein S1, which gives rise to MSEQLKSQEEFLANFNWHNFQEGIDAVDEKNLLEFEELVSKTFIATDQEEVVEGVVVRITDRDVIVDINAKSEGVISLNEFRYNPNLKVGDKVEVLIDIREDKTGQLVLSHRKARTIKSWDRVIAANETGEIVNGFVKCRTKGGMIVDVFGIEAFLPGSQIDVKPIRDYDVYVNKMMEFKVVKINHEFKNVVVSHKALIEADIEVQKKEIIGQLQKGQVLEGVVKNITSYGVFIDLGGVDGLIHITDLSWSRINHPSEVLELDQKLNVVILDFDDEKTRIQLGLKQLNAHPWDALDANLTIGDKVKGKVVVIADYGAFIEVAEGVEGLIHVSEMSWSTHLRSAQDFVKVGDVVEAVILTLDRDDRKMSLGIKQLTQDPWTDITSKYPVGSKHTGIVRNFTNFGIFVELEEGIDGLIYISDLSWTKKIKHPSEFVNVGEKLDVVVLELDVEGRKLSLGHKQTTANPWDQYEDSFAVGTIHNGEISEIVDKGATVEFGDDIVAFIPTRHLEKEDGKKLKKGDTADFKVIEFNKEFKRVVASHTAIFREEEEKNVKTATENTSSTSTNAPAATLGDNNDVLAALKAKMEKTEKK